The nucleotide window atctttttaaaatgcattacctTTTCGTTCAAAACTTTCTTCCCTAAGGATGCAGACCAGTGCCAAAAATTTAGTCACCTCCTTTAAATACAGGACCGTTGTGTTATTCAGCTTGATGATGGCCATAGATTCTTTGTCGTAAGCACTTCCACTTCCATCTTCCTTTAACctgttttaaaacaaagtatcATCCATTAGAGGTTTCCCAACTCAGCATTTTGTCACATTTGCACAACAATAAGGGTTTCCACCCAGTTTCCTGAACGTCTTTTGAGAAAGGAGAATGCCCGCTCTCCCTTATTGGAACAGAAGCTGTGTTTAGCTATGGGTGCCCAGCCCACGCTGCAGTATTCATTCCATGCGCTCACATCACCTTCTTCACCTAGGATGCATGGAACACAGCAGGTTTCCAACATTCCCTCACACTAATTGGCGCTGACACCCTCTACAAATAAAGAAGGACCTGAAATATGAAAACTGCCATCAGTGAAAAAGGAGTAAATACaaaaactaaaatcaataaaTACGGTCCCGTTCAAAAAACATAAATCAAGAGTCAAGTAAGcaggacttcctggtggcacagtggttaagaaactgcctgccagcgcaggggacacgggttcgattcctggtccagaaagatcccacatgccacagagcaactaagcctgtgcaccacactactgagcctgcactctagagcccgcaagccacaactactgagcccgcgtgccacaactactgaagcccatgtacctagagcccgtgctccgcaatatgagaagccactgcaatgagaaacccgcgcactgcaacaaacagtagccctgctcgccgcaactagagaaagcccgtgcacaatgaaaacccaatgcagcccaaaaaaaaaaaaaaaatgaaataagcagCAAACTGAACTTCAATAAAGCATACCGAATTGCACACATGTATTGTGTTAAGAATACGAAGTAATggctatttctcttcttttttataatgcactttatcatatatatgtagTTTACAGTGTACCTTATactgaaaataaactttataacTAAATTTGATTTAtgaaaatttgatttattttaaagaaaaagcgaATGTTCtattcatccatttttaaaattaggaatgagAACATGAAACTCTTCTGCATAACCTACGGACAAAATCTCATTTTCACTgtggaaagaataaaaacaaaggagATCATATAAtcacaaaactgaaaaagagaCAGGAATGCAAGACAAGAATAGACAGGTAAAGAAGAGGTAACACAAATGCATTCTCCTACCCAGAGGCAGCTGGACAAAGACACTGACAAGGTTAGGCAGAGAGAGCAAGGTAAAGGGTAGGGACAGAGAGATGAAAGAGGAATTTAGACTAGGTGGAGCAGAGAGGAAAAACAGATAAAGGACACAGGTATCAGAAAGCAAAGGTAATGTCAGAGCATCGAGAAAGTGCATTGTGAGGACTGACATTAATACGTGAGATGAATCAGGGCTATTAGAGGCTGCAGAGGTTACTGGCTTTTGAAACACCAGTAAGTTCACCAAAGTTTTCACCTATCCTCTGGGTTATTCTACAAAATCACTTCTTtgccagcttttaaaaatttctgtataGAGTGCGGTAAATATGCATAAAACAAGAGTTTATATTTTAGAGACTTATTTTGGAAACTTAGATGTATAGGTCAAATGTTTATAAGTTCTTCTGACATCCAGAATTCTGATTTCCTTGTTTCTGAGCTCTCTGAAAGATTAAGGATCCCTCAGTTCCACAAAACCTGAGATTAAATTAGGAACCAGTACATACTTCGTTATTCAgagtgttttaaataaattaatcttaTTTATTGATCTAGCTAAGTTGCAGTAGTGAGAAGACACAGTACAAACCCCCCAAATAATAGCGGGTGAAACTTTCAGTGATAGTGAGTCTGGCACTAGTCACACCGGTCTTATCCACCTATGCTGAAGGAGTAAGACCCAGAGCCCACCCACACAGAAATCATGCTCCAAGTTGAAGCACTATGGTCAGAACAATTCTACTTCATACACTACTTGCTAGACGCCTCAGAAATTAATCCCCCTGACAAATCAAGCTGGTAGTCTTCCCCGTATCTGAGATCTTGCAGAAATATATATGTACGACTTACCCATATATACAAGACACATCAATTACAACATCAATCATGTCACAGCAAAGTTCATATGACTGCATATCCACAGGAGAACTGTCTGTTGCAATGTAGATTTTGCTGACAACATCGAAGAGAAAAGCTTTTTCAATACCTGAAttcttgaaaaaacaaaattgagtgtTCATTTTTTAAGAATCACAATTTGTAAACTTATCAAAGATCTCGAATCACTGATTAACATCCAAGAGCATTTTTAATTATACAACCTAAAACCAAAAGAGCAAATAGTACTTGCTTAGGAGACACGTCTCTTATCCAAAGAATAAAAGTGGAATTATTTCTCTGCTCTGATTTACTGACATAATTGCACCagtcaaatttgttttttcttcatcctctttacttaaatgaattatttcctaagatgccacacacacacccaaaaaaatctccaaaaatcAAGCCATGCTACATTTTCAATAATCCTTTTTGGGGCAATAATCAATCTCTGATTCAAATGACCTTGCTACCAGAAAGGCTTGATGTGGCAAAGAATGTTTCACGTCAACATCTAGCATAACCCAAAAAGCCCAAAGAATTGGGGATCACTATACATTGAGTCCTTCAAAGAAATGTTTGGGAAATATAGTGGCTGAATGCTAAATTTATTGGAAGAATATCCTTTTTTATTAAGCTGAATCCTCAAAATAAGTAATGTGAAATATGACACAGATTACAGTTAGCAAGGAAAGGATCAATTTTTCAATGTGACCTCCAATAAGGCAGAGATTAAGTCCAATTCCCAAAACCCAATCTACCCTACTTTCTACTCTTCCGTCAGGAAACAGATACCATGAAGATATTAATTCAGAAAGCATGAGAAAATTTCTCATCAGggcattttaaaacaagaaaaagtgagtattaagggaaaaaaattcagaaaataactcaagcctttttttttctttttgcggtacgcaggcctctcactgttgtggcctcccctgctgcggagcacaggctctggacgcgcaggcttagcagccatggctcacgggcccagccgctccgcggcacgtgggatcttccaggactggggcacgaacccgtgtcccctgcatcggcaggcggactcttaaccactgtgccaccagggaagccctcaagccattttttaaatgtttttattacttaCTTTACACTTAATTGTATTATTAGTCCTTAAGCTTGAGTCAGACTAATTCCAGCAATTTTTTGGAGAACTTGATAACACAAATATATTCAACAAAAACGGAACCAGAAACTACAGTAAATTAAATAGCTCACTTACTGATATAAAGATATTTAATAGATTTTCCAAGGTCGGTAGTTGTGGGATAAGTTTCTGCACCACCTTACTAAAGGCTTCAAATATTGAATGGTCATAGATACTAGTCAAATAAAAGCTGAAAAACACAacatagtttgattaatttgaAAAATCTTAAGTCCAGTGACAATTATCATGATACATAGAATTTTAAGTTTCTTAACATTTGATTTCCGTAAGTTCAAATACAGCCTCTTTATCTTGTGTACCATACCCATCATGAAAGATGACAAATGCAGTTTCCCCACCTGGTTTGTAGCTCTCCATCCCTTTATTGCATTTACACAGAGGGCAATTGAGGCAGTACACAGGAAAGCATTTTCAGATGCAGAAACCTGAATATTCACCTAAGTCTTTGCAATCTGATCCAAAAACCTTGGTTTCTTAAGCCCATAACTGACAAAAACCAAGATAAAAACCAAGAGAAAGCTCATAGGAGATAGGTGACATTCATTAAATAAGAATACAATACAGGTCTCTACTAAAATGTTACTGCTTCGGAAAGTTCCCTCCTGACCCCCCTACCTAAAATAGTACCCCTGTACCCATTACTTTCAACCCCTTTCccctaatttgtttttcttcacagcactggTAAGCACTTAAAATTatactatacatttatttataaatgcttCTGAGCTGTCTCATTCatcagaatataagctccatgaggacagagactCTGTCAGCCTTGCTCACAGCTGCAGGCCCACTACCCTGAAGAGTGCTCATAAACatttggtgaataaatgaatgaataaaactggAGCTTAGAATTTATGTAAATAACATATTATGGAGGatgagagcaggggctctagagaGAATGGAACAGCTATCTGGAGGCCTAAGAGGATGCACAGTGAAGTAAATTTGTAGATTTAACAAAACACGTATTTGCGAGAGAGAGACCTTTAACAATAATAGTGTGGTCAATTGCACCTACTTTTTCACTCAGGGAATATACTCTTCGCTATAAAGTTGTAtccattatataattataaacacAAATTACAAAGTCAGAGACACATAACTGTTTATATCACACTTTGTACCTAATTTAAAGATACTTTCAAAGAGCTCACCTAAGAAGCTAACCTAGATGGGGCTCTAATCTAGATGTCAGAACAATGGCACAGGTGAGACCAAGATGATCCCCCCACAGGCACTAGGGTCAAAGGAATATTTTGGCAACGTGAGAAGGTCCTGCAGGAACTATGAGGCTTGGAGGtggatgggggcagggaagaaCCTCCAAGCCACAGGGCACTTTATAGTAAGCTAAGTTTCTGGACATTGGAAATCAAATACAGCCTCATCCATAGGCCTGCTAGTTATTAATAAAGCTTAATGCTGTTAAGAAGGCCTAGGGCCCCATAGAGAACTGGAAAAAGGGATGGTGTGTACCAATGAGGCGGGATGCCCTGGAAAGGGACACAGACGTGGTGTTAAGAGGACCAGAAGGGTTCCCATGGGCACTGGAGAACACAGGACAATCATGGCTTAAAATCCATCATtcatggtggaagagtaagattgAAGAATTTTATGGGAAGATACTTTCACTTTCTCCTACAAATAgtgctgaatttttttaaagcctgaaTTACTTGCACATATTTTAATCCAGGCTAGAGGTCAATGAGACTTTTCTATGTGGTTTCCTAGGAGAATAACAGAAGGATCTTGGAGCCAGAGGCCCTAGAGAATATTAGGGGTTGAAAAATGGGGGTTGGCTTGAGCCTATAGAGAAGTCATTATAACAGACCAGGGATAAGGAAATAGCTATGGTTTGTCTCTCGCCTGCTTCCCCTTTAAGCTGTTTATATCATCAAAAGAACATTTTCTTGGGTACTTTTTATTAGTCATTTCTACctaaaccataaaaaaataaataaataagatgtagGAAATATTTCTTATACACTTTCAGAACACAAGTACACAAGTCATCAATCCTATCTAATAGGTGTtctttaataatttcttaatatttaattatgAATCGGCAGTTCTTTAAACTTGAGAGCTCTTTAAACTTGATAAGATACACTCACTTAACCCAATTTTTAGAGATTCATAAAAGcgtgttttaaaatacataaacaagatACATTACAGTCCAGACATTAAAGTGTACCCTCTTTAAAAAGCTCTTCCTACTGAAACAGACACTGTGAAAGCTCAAGCTACAGACTTTTACAACAAATGCGACAGAGATTCCCTGAACTGaggcaagaaggaaaaaataataataataatgaaaccaAGAGAGGGGAGCCCCAAAGCAGATTTATGCCATGAGGAAACAGCCTGACTCCAGTCTCTCGAGATGAATTTGTAAACACACCTACAGAAACACACTTCACATGACTTCCACCTCTGGGAAAATGCAAAAAAGGGGGAAAGTAACGTCTCAATAACATTAGGCTCCCAAACCTGCTTGAATTCAACAACAAAGAGATCAAAAACGTTACAGATTTGGGAAGGGTATACCAGTAACAGAGAGCTACGTGTTTGTAATGACAGAGATGGGAATACATTTACACACTTTTCAGGGCTCTCATATCAAACACACAGGTTGTTACCTAAGGTGGAGTTTTTCTAGCCCAGCATCTGCAAGGTCATCATTGGCCCTTTGATGAATGTCCctctgtgtttctattttgtgATCATCAGACAGACCATCAACTTTGTGAATAAAAACCTCAAAATTCATGTCTGGGTTAACTTTGTAGGCTTTAGAAACAGTAATGTGAAGTCTTGTTAAAGCCTCCATGTAGTCATCCTGTAAGtcagaacaaaatattttttaaaaagaaatcttaagtTAAGAAAGCCTCAAACTACCTCTTTCCCCAACCACAGAAAATATATTATCCtaattattcataaatattcaaACATCCAAATACATTAACTTACACCACTAAACAGATCTTCAATCGCTCAAGATAAAGAATTCAACTACCAAGTTAATGCTTGTAATTTTTAATACTGAtaatataaggaaaagaaatgggaaatggACACTTCTTCccaatagaatttttaaagtaatcccagctctgccatttattagatGTGTGACTTTAAGCAGGTTGCTTAAACTCTGTGATCTCAGTTTACTTATCCATAAAATCGGAATTACAGTACCTACCTCCCAGTTTTGTGAAGACATTAATTAGGTCACGTATATGAAAGCAGCCATTACAGATCCTGTCACTCAGAAAGCATTCCTAACTAATGCTTAAGCGTAGAAAAAGTAAGATTCTTAAGGATGGAGACACATCCCATCAGTCTGAGTGCCCGCCACATGCTAGGCCCTCAATAAGTGCTCCTTGGGCTAAACCCTACTTGGGCAACTAAAGAAACTATTCACTTTAATATTTACTGACTCAGTTCTCACATTCCTCCTTATATTATGGGCACTAATGAGACCTTTTCAGTGAGTGACATCACTACTGTAATAGTTAATAGAGTACAGCAATATCTACTATTAACAAAAACGGAACGCTGCTCACTAACTAGAACTCAGGGATATAAACCATATCTCCTAGTCATCTGATATTCTGTACTTGTACAATGGCATGCCTGTTCCCAAAGCACCTCTGCAGGTACATCTCTCGCACTGTTAGGGAATCTACTGGCAAAGAAATAAGCTGCAAGAAGCACATGACAAATAAACAACTTTCCTTTGTTCCTACATCTTCCATcaccaaagaagaaaagtaaacattATCATTTCTAACTACCTGTGCATCAATGACATATATCAAAGCTCCTGTTCCCCTGAAGATCATCTCGTAGTCAAAAGTAGGGTCGAAAAAGTCCATTTGCCCAGGAAAATCCCATATTTGGAAATTCACAAAGGAGCTATTTGAAATGTCATCTTTGTAAATCTTGTTGGTACTTTCCAAAAAGAGGGTCTCGTTGGGTGACATTTTATGAAACACCACctgtcaaaagaaagaaaacaatttaatgaCTActccaatttttatttaaaatacagaactCCACCCTGAATTAACATAATTTAAAGAACTTGATCCtatagcaaaaattttaaaagaggtaAAAAGTGAATGGTGTATCCACTGGTATCCACTATCCTTTAACTTCTAACAGAAGACACCAAATTATTGAAACCAAATCACCAGAAAAGCTGAAACTTCTCTGCTATTTTCTGTCTGTATTCAATACTAGCAGTAGCAATGTCTCtcatttcagtttcattttttttctgtaaaactatCAATTCTGCCAAAATCTGCTTTAAGATTATGAAAACTTATAAAGTTTAAGCAGTTTTGTTCACTGAAAACTTATCAGGCTCtgagaaataatcagaaatgaaacTGACTGGACCCTGCCCTCAATGGGTTTGCAGTCTTgtggaagaaatgaaacaaaggcAAATTATACCAAGCAGAAAGTGACATATTGAGGGAGAAGGAATATatgtggggaggggaaagaatgGGAGTTGACAGGGAAAAGACAGCTCCCAAATAAATGGTAAAGGCAATTGTTAAGAATCAAAATTATCACAATCTATACAATTCTAACACAAAACTAATTTGCCTCTCTGTTActttctagatgaggaaaatggATAGTTACTCCCAAGGCTTAGATAGTGAGTAACAactgaaaagaattaaaatcagttTGCTAAAAACCTACCATAAATGTACTCAGATTTTGCTGTAAaggtaaaagataaataaaacacagtaaTCCATTACACGTGGAAGAAGACTACTTAAAAACATCATGTCTACAGAATATCATGCAGAGATTTATTTTGGAGAGACCTCTGCAACAGAGTGGAAAGGGCAAAAGGCCAGGTATCTAGCATTTTATCGCCAGCTCACTTTGTGTGTAAGAGCCATGGCTGATGAAGGAGATCAACCCTGCCTCTATTTCCCCCTTATTAAAAAGTGAGGAACCCTCCATCCGTTCCCGACATTCCCCAAGTGAAAGCACATGGACTGACAAAGGTCTGCAAATATTCTCCAGGTCTCAAAATTTTTGTAGCCACTCACAAACGGGGGAAAATCACTAGTAATTATACTCACCGGGCCACAAGTACTAAAATAGGTGGAAGAACAGCCCCCAAATCCCACAAATGTCACAGTGAAGTCTCCTTCGTACTAGTAACAAGAGGAGGCATTACAAAGGCCAAAGAGTTAGTCACTACTCTTTCTGACGCTGCTCCCTGGGGctcacctgggaagccctgaaaaCTCAGATCACCTGAAGTGAGAAGCACAAACACAACCGGGTCCGGGGAGGGAGTGTGGGAAGTTCTCCAAGTTAGAACCGGGGAGCAAGTCTCAGTTTCGTGAATGGCACAGGGGCTGGGTCCCAGGAGGCGAGGTCCCGGGCGGTGCCACGGACACCTGCCTCGCTCCGGCCACTCGGGGAGCGCGGGGACCCAGTCGGCCTCGGCTGACCTGGGCGTGGACTCCAAGATCGGGGTCCCGACGAGGGCCGCGCCCGGGCTCTGCTCACcggaggagaagagaaagtgcGCTGGGACAGCCCGGCCGCCGCCCTCCTCGGGGCCTCCCCCCCGGCGGCCACCCGCGCCCCCGggtagaggagggagggggaggggcggaggggcCGGCGAGGCCCCACTCACCTTCTGGATGGAGGACTTGCCGCTGCGCCTGAGCCCCATGAGCAGAATCCTAGGCTTGGAGCTGTCAGCGCCCCCCGGGCCACAGCCTCCGCCGGCCCCCGCCCCAACCCCGCCGCCCGCCGCTGccgcctcctcttcttcctcctccacgcCGTAGCCGAAGTCCTTTGGGAACGAGTCCGCCGGGCCGTAACTGCCGGCGAGGGGCGTCTCCTCCGCCCCGTACTGCAGGGACATGGTGCTGGAGCAGCCGCCGCCCGCGCCCTGACAGGCCACGCCAGGCCGAGCCAGGCCGCCGCCTCCCcaggccgccgccgccaccgcccccGGCAGCCGCCACCGCCATGCGGCCCGCCCCCCGGAGCCCGGCTCTCATAGGCTCGGCGCCCGGACCCGGCCCCTCATTGGCCGCCCGAGCTGCCACTCGGGAGCAGCAAGGTAGGTGGTGCCCGTCACGTGCTCGGAATCACCTGACTCGGAGCcgtggaggggggaggaggagtcACGAGGAGGGTGGCCCGGCCCGACTGAGCCCTGAGCCCTCTGCCCTCCGCCCCAGCCCGCACTTCGGCCCTGCCCAGCCACGTACCTTGCTCCTCACCGCTCTCCTACTTTCTTCCGGGCTCCGGAGGCCATCGCAATAGGAGATGCTCTCTGGGCACTTGGGAGAATTGACTGTCCTCCTACTACTATTGTGCTCGCCCAACCAGTATTTATTGATGCCCGCGAAGGGGCACAAGGGG belongs to Pseudorca crassidens isolate mPseCra1 chromosome 2, mPseCra1.hap1, whole genome shotgun sequence and includes:
- the RRAGC gene encoding ras-related GTP-binding protein C, translated to MSLQYGAEETPLAGSYGPADSFPKDFGYGVEEEEEEAAAAGGGVGAGAGGGCGPGGADSSKPRILLMGLRRSGKSSIQKVVFHKMSPNETLFLESTNKIYKDDISNSSFVNFQIWDFPGQMDFFDPTFDYEMIFRGTGALIYVIDAQDDYMEALTRLHITVSKAYKVNPDMNFEVFIHKVDGLSDDHKIETQRDIHQRANDDLADAGLEKLHLSFYLTSIYDHSIFEAFSKVVQKLIPQLPTLENLLNIFISNSGIEKAFLFDVVSKIYIATDSSPVDMQSYELCCDMIDVVIDVSCIYGLKEDGSGSAYDKESMAIIKLNNTTVLYLKEVTKFLALVCILREESFERKGLIDYNFHCFRKAIHEVFEVGVTSHRSCGHQTSAPSLKALTHNGTPRNAI